A DNA window from Camelina sativa cultivar DH55 chromosome 13, Cs, whole genome shotgun sequence contains the following coding sequences:
- the LOC104735052 gene encoding putative clathrin assembly protein At5g10410, whose translation MPEFKALLIGKVKDKASIGKARLVHSFSSNSVKNIHLALLKSTTHSHRKPPDSDYVSDVISYSNSPYAPAAFAAALWRIRVTKNAFVANKSLIVLHKLIKSSRDKFEGLDHRWNNLKLREFWDKSSSLAQELSQWVRWYGLYLDHLSWISKVLGSFPSFIESSKDRAKEKDRVSSYKTGYIMKQTDFLVCFFEHICTRPESPPMFQNKIVDEIRELVIQDYFAVMMLIVVRLQILSERLIKPGIKPVGDSGLSLVLVRLEECKESLSGFLWRNRRLAEDFWCLVEMLKAETAKDNKEIVEFVGSVQKTVKDDEEMVELAGSVQTEWVTFDDTETATHVVPWDSEWVKFDDPNGLTNESVWLSLCT comes from the exons ATGCCAGAATTCAAAGCTCTACTAATCGGAAAAGTCAAAGACAAAGCTTCAATAGGTAAAGCAAGACTGGTTCATAGTTTCAGTTCGAATTCCGTCAAAAACATTCATCTAGCTCTCTTGAAATCAACAACTCATAGTCATCGTAAACCGCCAGATAGTGACTATGTCTCCGACGTTATCTCATACTCCAACAGCCCTTACGCTCCGGCAGCTTTCGCTGCGGCTCTATGGAGAATACGTGTCACCAAGAACGCTTTCGTGGCCAACAAATCTCTCATAGTCTTACACAAGCTTATCAAATCATCAAGAGACAAGTTTGAAGGACTCGATCACCGTTGGAACAATCTGAAATTGAGAGAGTTTTGGGACAAATCTTCGAGTCTAGCGCAAGAGTTGTCTCAATGGGTTAGATG gTATGGACTTTACTTGGATCATCTCTCGTGGATTTCGAAGGTATTAGGATCTTTCCCAAGTTTCATAGAGAGCTCAAAAGACAGAGCTAAAGAGAAAGATCGTGTTTCGTCTTACAAAACCggatatattatgaaacaaaccGATTTCCTTGTATGTTTTTTCGAGCACATATGTACCAGACCGGAGAGCCCACCTATGTTTCAAAACAAGATCGTGGACGAGATCAGAGAGCTCGTGATTCAAGACTACTTCGCGGTTATGATGCTGATTGTAGTACGGCTTCAAATATTGAGTGAAAGATTAATTAAACCGGGTATTAAACCAGTTGGTGATTCCGGTTTGAGTCTGGTTTTGGTGAGACTTGAAGAATGCAAGGAGAGTTTGAGTGGGTTTTTATGGCGTAACAGACGTCTTGCAGAAGATTTTTGGTGTTTGGTTGAGATGTTGAAGGCCGAAACGGCAAAAGACAATAAGGAGATTGTTGAATTCGTCGGTTCGGTTCAGAAAACGGTCAAGGACGATGAGGAGATGGTTGAACTAGCCGGTTCGGTTCAGACCGAATGGGTAACATTCGACGACACTGAGACGGCAACACATGTGGTGCCATGGGATTCAGAATGGGTAAAATTTGATGATCCAAATGGATTGACGAATGAGTCGGTCTGGCTAAGTCTGTGTACGTAA
- the LOC104735051 gene encoding E3 ubiquitin-protein ligase RING1-like, translated as MAFNHRKMLVSCLRIKDFNFCLHQYLPPPPPPPPPPPPQRELSLLLPTSIWVAGSILLFLFLVIFLYLYVTQPRRTSAATVTPGNTSRREDEEETEERELSDFHHVWRIPTVGLRRSEINSITVVGFKKGEGLIDDTECSVCLNEFEEDESLRLLPKCSHAFHINCIDTWLQSHKNCPLCRAPVLPLTKPPHPHQETETIHHQPVSAQSNDNLSGRQESSRSRNLHILTRAQSDLANHCGWGRVENVRRSSSIGGSLSLCDVNNIANRSGRHFHTSLCC; from the coding sequence ATGGCGTTTAATCACAGGAAGATGCTTGTTTCATGTCTACGTATTAAAGATTTCAACTTTTGTTTACATCAATACCTtccgccgccgccaccaccacctccacctccaccgccACAGAGGGAGCTCTCTCTTCTACTCCCCACCTCGATCTGGGTTGCCGGCTCTATCTTACTCTTCCTATTTCTAGTCATCTTCCTCTACCTATACGTCACGCAACCACGGAGGACCTCAGCCGCCACAGTAACTCCCGGTAACACAAGCCGAcgggaagacgaagaagaaacagaggagagagaaTTATCCGACTTCCACCACGTCTGGCGAATCCCCACAGTCGGTCTCCGCCGTTCGGAGATCAACTCGATCACAGTCGTTGGATTCAAAAAGGGAGAAGGTTTAATCGACGACACAGAATGCTCCGTGTGCTTAAACGAGTTCGAAGAAGACGAATCGTTGAGATTGTTACCAAAGTGTAGCCACGCGTTTCACATCAATTGCATCGACACTTGGTTGCAATCTCACAAGAACTGTCCTTTATGCCGTGCCCCTGTTCTTCCTCTCACTAAacctcctcatcctcatcaagaaacagagaccATTCATCATCAACCAGTTTCTGCTCAATCGAACGATAACCTCAGTGGACGACAAGAGAGTTCTAGATCCAGAAACCTTCACATTCTCACAAGAGCACAAAGCGATTTGGCAAACCATTGTGGCTGGGGAAGAGTAGAAAATGTGAGACGATCGTCTTCAATCGGAGGAAGCTTGTCACTTTGCGATGTTAACAATATTGCTAATAGAAGCGGAAGACACTTCCACACAAGTTTGTGCTGCTAA
- the LOC104737918 gene encoding histone H3-like centromeric protein CSE4 codes for MARTKQTARKSTGGKAPRKQLATKAARKSAPATGGVKKPHRFRPGTVALREIRKYQKSTELLIRKLPFQRLVREIAQDFKTDLRFQSSAVAALQEAAEAYLVGLFEDTNLCAIHAKRVTIMPKDIQLARRIRGERALISKMARTKQTARKSTGGKVPRKQLATKAARKSAPATGGVKKPHRFRPGTVALREIRKYQKSTELLIRKLPFQRLVREIAQDFKTDLRFQSSAVAALQEAAEAYLVGLFEDTNLCAIHAKRVTIMPKDIQLARRIRGERA; via the exons ATGGCTCGTACCAAGCAAACGGCTCGCAAATCCACCGGAGGAAAAGCACCGAGGAAGCAGCTCGCGACCAAGGCGGCGAGGAAATCAGCTCCGGCCACCGGAGGAGTGAAGAAGCCACACAGATTCCGTCCAGGAACCGTTGCCTTGAGAGAGATCAGGAAGTACCAGAAGAGCACAGAGCTTCTGATCCGTAAGCTTCCGTTCCAGAGATTGGTTCGTGAGATCGCTCAGGATTTCAAGACGGATCTGAGGTTCCAGAGCAGTGCAGTCGCGGCTCTTCAAGAAGCAGCTGAGGCTTACTTGGTCGGGCTCTTTGAGGACACTAACCTTTGCGCGATTCACGCCAAGAGAGTCACTATCATGCCTAAGGATATTCAGCTTGCCAGGAGGATCAGAGGAGAGAGGGCT TTGATTTCGAAAATGGCTCGTACTAAGCAAACCGCTAGGAAATCCACCGGAGGCAAAGTACCAAGGAAGCAGCTCGCGACCAAGGCGGCGAGGAAGTCCGCTCCCGCCACCGGAGGGGTCAAGAAGCCGCACAGATTCCGTCCCGGAACCGTTGCCTTGAGAGAGATCAGAAAATACCAGAAGAGCACGGAGCTTTTGATCCGTAAGCTCCCATTCCAGCGTCTTGTTCGTGAGATTGCTCAGGACTTCAAGACGGATCTGAGGTTCCAGAGTAGCGCCGTCGCTGCTTTACAAGAGGCTGCTGAGGCTTACCTTGTTGGTTTGTTTGAAGACACTAACCTCTGCGCGATTCACGCTAAGAGGGTTACAATCATGCCTAAGGATATCCAACTCGCCAGGAGAATCAGAGGTGAACGAGCTTGA